One genomic window of Conger conger chromosome 7, fConCon1.1, whole genome shotgun sequence includes the following:
- the akap14 gene encoding A-kinase anchor protein 14 translates to MDYSSHISKYANMKAYEIVKTTLDNVQDTLFHQDQEEKDKNLSKQVLGPNKYEMKNIDWISCKEFTVDLGKEQIEKCINMWELDPSWLYSLTFLEEKELEFHKQYHYRALWSIPTAQTPIPKATASVYFVIEISKIKPQSMPVEVYYVVESCRLRHRPGKTSFRERWLKDIIENKTRLKETINF, encoded by the exons ATGGACTACTCCTCGCATATTtctaaatatgcaaatatgaaaGCCTATGAAATAGTGAAAACTACGCTCGATAATGTGCAGGACACCTTGTTCCACCAAGACCAAGAAGAAAAAG ACAAAAATCTATCTAAACAAGTTTTAGGTCccaataaatatgaaatgaagaATATCGATTGGATCTCCTGCAAGGAATTTACAGTTGACCTCGGAAAGGAACAAATTGAAAAATGCATCAAT ATGTGGGAATTGGATCCGAGTTGGCTGTATAGTTTAACGTTCTTGGAGGAGAAGGAACTGGAATTTCACAAGCAGTATCACTACAGAGCTCTATGGAGCATCCCGACTGCCCAAACTCCAATCCCAAAAGCCACTGCATCTGTCTATTTTGTCATAGAAATCTCCAAGATCAAGCCACAG AGCATGCCAGTAGAAGTGTATTATGTTGTGGAATCATGCAGGCTGAGACACAG GCCAGGAAAAACAAGTTTTAGAGAAAGGTGGCTGAAAGACATCATTGAGAACAAGACTCGACTGAAAGAAACTATCAACTTCTAA
- the LOC133132568 gene encoding NF-kappa-B-activating protein-like isoform X2: protein MSPTHRSRSRSSEQVNGPTQPTQRRSRSRSGSGRSHSRSPASKSSKHNGNSVKEDRRARWCDFRDRSRTRFYTESSRSRSRSRSRERDSWQQRDGRHSHGSRFDHYNKRRLQERERIGELGAPEVWGFSPRVREPDSDEHTPVEDDVKNNSSVSSSEEEKKKKKKKKKSKKKKHRKQSEDSESESQSEEEKKKRKKKAKKKKKSKKKKSKRSRRRSSDSSSDKSEDEEDQNEELWVERTYNDEHIVGPEAPLTHLSQEDKPLNYGHALLPGEGAAMAEYVKAGKRIPRRGEIGLTSDEIAAFEQSGYVMSGSRHRRMEAVRLRKENQIYSADEKRALASFNQEERRKRENKILSSFREMVYRKTKGKEEK, encoded by the exons ATGTCTCCCACCCATCGATCGAGGAGTCGCAGTTCAGAGCAGGTGAACGGCCCGACCCAGCCGACACAGCGACGCAGCCGATCCCGCAGTGGCAGCGGTAGGAGTCATTCTAGGAGCCCCGCAAGCAAATCCAGCAAACACAATGGGAACTCTGTCAAAGAGGACCGACGGGCACGGTGGTGTGACTTCAGGGATAGAAGCAGGACGAGGTTCTACACGGAGAGCTCTCGAAGTCGCTCCAGATCCCGCTCCAGGGAGAGAGATTCATGGCAACAGCGAGATGGGAGACACAGTCACGGATCCCGTTTCGACCATTATAACAAAAGG CGGCTGCAAGAAAGGGAGAGGATTGGGGAATTAGGGGCACCAGAAGTCTGGGGGTTTTCACCAAGGGTTAGAGAACCCGA ttctgACGAGCATACCCCTGTTGAGGatgatgtgaaaaacaacaGCTCTGTTTCAAGTTCAGAAG aggaaaagaagaaaaagaaaaagaagaaaaagtccAAGAAGAAGAAGCACAGGAAGCAGTCAGAGGACAGTGAGTCAGAGAGTCAATCTGAAG aagagaaaaagaaaaggaagaaaaaagcgaaaaaaaa GAAGAaatcaaaaaagaagaaaagtaaGCGGAGCAGGAGACGGTCAAGTGATTCGAGCAGCGATAAGTCTGAAGACGAAGAGGACCAGAATGAGGAACTGTGGGTGGAGAGAACCTACAATGATGAACATATTGTTGGTCCGGAGGCTCCCCTTACTCACCTGTCCCAGGAGGACAAACCTCTGaa CTATGGTCATGCACTGTTGCCAGGTGAAGGTGCTGCTATGGCAGAATATGTGAAAGCTGGAAAGCGTATCCCTAGAAGAGGTGAAATTGGCTTGACCAGTGATGAGATTGCTgcctttgagcagtctggctaTGTTATGAGTGGAAGCAG ACATCGCCGGATGGAGGCTGTGCGACTAAGAAAGGAAAACCAGATCTACAGTGCAGATGAAAAGAGAGCCCTGGCGTCGTTTAACCAGGAAGAACGCAGGAAGAGGGAGAACAAGATCCTGTCAAGCTTCCGGGAAATGGTGTACAGGAAAACAAAAggcaaagaagaaaaataa
- the LOC133132568 gene encoding NF-kappa-B-activating protein-like isoform X1, whose amino-acid sequence MSPTHRSRSRSSEQVNGPTQPTQRRSRSRSGSGRSHSRSPASKSSKHNGNSVKEDRRARWCDFRDRSRTRFYTESSRSRSRSRSRERDSWQQRDGRHSHGSRFDHYNKRDDTIRQRQDSFIARRLQERERIGELGAPEVWGFSPRVREPDSDEHTPVEDDVKNNSSVSSSEEEKKKKKKKKKSKKKKHRKQSEDSESESQSEEEKKKRKKKAKKKKKSKKKKSKRSRRRSSDSSSDKSEDEEDQNEELWVERTYNDEHIVGPEAPLTHLSQEDKPLNYGHALLPGEGAAMAEYVKAGKRIPRRGEIGLTSDEIAAFEQSGYVMSGSRHRRMEAVRLRKENQIYSADEKRALASFNQEERRKRENKILSSFREMVYRKTKGKEEK is encoded by the exons ATGTCTCCCACCCATCGATCGAGGAGTCGCAGTTCAGAGCAGGTGAACGGCCCGACCCAGCCGACACAGCGACGCAGCCGATCCCGCAGTGGCAGCGGTAGGAGTCATTCTAGGAGCCCCGCAAGCAAATCCAGCAAACACAATGGGAACTCTGTCAAAGAGGACCGACGGGCACGGTGGTGTGACTTCAGGGATAGAAGCAGGACGAGGTTCTACACGGAGAGCTCTCGAAGTCGCTCCAGATCCCGCTCCAGGGAGAGAGATTCATGGCAACAGCGAGATGGGAGACACAGTCACGGATCCCGTTTCGACCATTATAACAAAAGGGACGACACTATACGGCAGAGACAAGATTCTTTCATTGCCAG GCGGCTGCAAGAAAGGGAGAGGATTGGGGAATTAGGGGCACCAGAAGTCTGGGGGTTTTCACCAAGGGTTAGAGAACCCGA ttctgACGAGCATACCCCTGTTGAGGatgatgtgaaaaacaacaGCTCTGTTTCAAGTTCAGAAG aggaaaagaagaaaaagaaaaagaagaaaaagtccAAGAAGAAGAAGCACAGGAAGCAGTCAGAGGACAGTGAGTCAGAGAGTCAATCTGAAG aagagaaaaagaaaaggaagaaaaaagcgaaaaaaaa GAAGAaatcaaaaaagaagaaaagtaaGCGGAGCAGGAGACGGTCAAGTGATTCGAGCAGCGATAAGTCTGAAGACGAAGAGGACCAGAATGAGGAACTGTGGGTGGAGAGAACCTACAATGATGAACATATTGTTGGTCCGGAGGCTCCCCTTACTCACCTGTCCCAGGAGGACAAACCTCTGaa CTATGGTCATGCACTGTTGCCAGGTGAAGGTGCTGCTATGGCAGAATATGTGAAAGCTGGAAAGCGTATCCCTAGAAGAGGTGAAATTGGCTTGACCAGTGATGAGATTGCTgcctttgagcagtctggctaTGTTATGAGTGGAAGCAG ACATCGCCGGATGGAGGCTGTGCGACTAAGAAAGGAAAACCAGATCTACAGTGCAGATGAAAAGAGAGCCCTGGCGTCGTTTAACCAGGAAGAACGCAGGAAGAGGGAGAACAAGATCCTGTCAAGCTTCCGGGAAATGGTGTACAGGAAAACAAAAggcaaagaagaaaaataa